Genomic DNA from Cloeon dipterum chromosome 3, ieCloDipt1.1, whole genome shotgun sequence:
TCTACAGTTTTAGCAATATGTGTTATTCTCCCACTTGGTCTCTTGAGGAACGTTGACAGTTTGAGTGTCATATGCACAGCGAGCATTTTGTTTTACTTGTGTCTCGTCCTGAAGGTAAAATGTAGCTACTGGCtggctaaattttaaaacagttttcgtGAGCTCAGGTTATAAGCGAGGCAATGCCCCACTTGCTTGCTGCTGACTGGTTGGACCATGTGAATCTGTGGAGGCCAGCTGGAATCCTTCAGTGCATCCCCATTTTCTCTATGGCCCTGTCCTGCCAAACGTACGAATATTCTGCCAATGCTTGGCTGTCAGGAAAACTCTAATGATTTGACGTGTTAGTTTTTGGCAAAGCATCCTTTCCTGATTCAAACCACGTTCAATGGAGGATTTCTTTTTTGATTTGACGATTGTTGATTCGAAgaaaatggtcaaaaattcaacattgattttaagacaattttaagTCAATACGGCTGAAATTTGGCTAGTTGTGTAGACACCAACcaatgagaaatttaatatcaatcaGTCGGTGATTATTGACGTTCCAAAATTTATCCggatttttaaggttttattGATTAACAATAGAGCAGaaaatcagattttgaaaGCTGTGATGAATTAtccaattttttgtcaaaacttttcttgaattaatttttatttcctgcatAAGTGTAGGTCtattcaaaatgtaaaattttaataaatcatttttgaatatttttctttgtgacCTGGAAATCTGCTCAAAAAGTTTGGAAACGTTATCTCTGATTGATAATgagccatttaaaaatatttcagtaaaTGTCTTAAATCTAGGGAATTTTCCAGTTATAGAAAAATCtccaatcgatttttcttgTCAAGTAGAGTCCACCTCTAAAATATTACCACGATTGAATATAAACTGGCCACACAGttccatttttaatgatgTCCTAACTTTAAATACCATACGGTTTTATCTTCAAAGCTTTATAACTCACAAACTCGATTGAGTTATATCTCTTAACTCTGTGGTTAATACACAAGTTCAATAGTTTCGCCTAGTACTAAAATGTCAAATCCTAAGAgctaagagtttccttgtggattcctttttttcaaaaacaaattttctaagTGCTACTTgaatttattacaattaagtaattaaacACAATCTCTTTCTTTGGCAGGCAAGTGTTTGAAATATATGATTCTCTTCCTGACGCAAGTCCCTTACGAATGAACGAAATTGTTCGAGCCGCAGTAAATATGTGCACAGGAGTATACATTTGCGTTGGATTTTTTGGTTACGTGGCCTTTTGCACTGCAAGCTTCACTGGTTtgtctgaattttaatgaaatgctCAGGGCAATCTAACATTTTGAACAGGAAACGTGATGCTGAGTTTTTCTCCATCTATGGTTACTGACGTGATGAAACTTGGCTTTGTCTTGTCACTTGCTGTCAGCTTCCCTTTGGTCATCTTCCCCTGCAGAGCCAGCCTATATTCGCTTCTCTTCAAAAGGGTACGTTTTAATGTAATAACCGCATTCCAAATTTAAGGTTGATATAGCCTATAACAGAGAACGCCTTGCCAGTTGGGTCTGGCGATTCCGTGGAACTTGTAAACCATGTAATGCTCTACttttttggaagaaaaaaataactcttCTTTCTTCTACCTATTACAGACAGGTTTAACAAACATTCTAATTGCAGGCTTCCTCGTGGCATCCAGAGGTTGTCAGTGGTCCAACGCATATCCCTGAAGCCCGCTTCAAATGCATCACGCTATTCTTGGTGACAGTGTCCCTTATGGTAGGGCTGCTCTTGCCAAATATCGAGCTTGTGCTTGGATTAGTAGGATCCACTATCGGCACCATCATCTGCCTTTTGCTGCCAGCACTCATGTTTACCAGATTGGCACAAAGATACTCCAGCGAAAGACTTTTGGCCCAGGTATTTTCTAGTTTTCTGTTCAGGCAGAGACTTGAATTTCGCGTTTAAATTCTACTTTTTATCAGCAGCAAGTAATAACTTTACTGAATGGAAAatacaggaaaaaaataattttttttagagtcTACAAGTTTcagattgtaaaattttgaatcattataatatgcttttgctgaaatttttaaagaatcaaaaaataatactctATACCAGAATTAACTTCTTTAGGTTATCTTCTTCATTGCTGCTGGCATTTTGATCCTGAGCACATACGCCAATTTGTATGCAGCTGACAAAGCTACGGCTGGTGAGATGAGTGCTGTGGTCAGCTTCAAGCCACCAGAACTGAAGAAGGCAATGCCGCCCATCGAGTTAACAAACATCAATCAACCGCAaagtatcaatttttatcatttttaacacGCGTTTTCTAATCTCAGCTAAAAGTTGTTCTTGGGAAAGGTGTGATTGGTGACTTCAAAGAACCGGCAAAAAGTAGCGTGGAAATTATTAAGCAAGATTTGGACTCAAAGTTGAACAAGAAGCCTGAAGTTGTAATAAAGCGTAAGAAAACGAGATAGGAAAAAAACGCtattaaatttcccatttcCCTGATTTCAGCTGATGATAGCATACGAGTAGAGCCACCGATCCCACAGGAGCCCAAAGAGCCTATAGAGCAGGTGCCAAAAAAAGTTGAGGAGCCTGAAAAGAACCAGCAGCCTGCTCTGGATGCAGACAAAGCTGACAACTTAAAACCTAATGCAGTCGTTGTTGAGCCTCCTGAAGTGAAGAAAGTTGATCTTCCAGCATCTTCAATACAGGCACAAGTCGGAAATGAGCTGAAAGTATCAAGCATTGATGAAAAGAAGCCTGCTGAGGCTAAATCATCCATTGCTCCAGATGTCAAGGCAATCGAGAAGCCGCACGAACAAGtaagaaatcaattaataatgttCCAGTTTTTATATATTGCATTCAA
This window encodes:
- the LOC135938842 gene encoding putative sodium-coupled neutral amino acid transporter 10, with product MGSAMGHVMTLANSIIGVSILAMPFCFKQCGIILSVLLLLFSNIITRCCCHFLIKSAHLARRRNYEFLAFHTFGPTGKLVVELSIIGFLLGTCIAFFVVIGDLGPDILAKAFNIDNSPTLRPSVLVVLAICVILPLGLLRNVDSLSVICTASILFYLCLVLKVISEAMPHLLAADWLDHVNLWRPAGILQCIPIFSMALSCQTQVFEIYDSLPDASPLRMNEIVRAAVNMCTGVYICVGFFGYVAFCTASFTGNVMLSFSPSMVTDVMKLGFVLSLAVSFPLVIFPCRASLYSLLFKRASSWHPEVVSGPTHIPEARFKCITLFLVTVSLMVGLLLPNIELVLGLVGSTIGTIICLLLPALMFTRLAQRYSSERLLAQVIFFIAAGILILSTYANLYAADKATAGEMSAVVSFKPPELKKAMPPIELTNINQPQIVLGKGVIGDFKEPAKSSVEIIKQDLDSKLNKKPEVVIKPDDSIRVEPPIPQEPKEPIEQVPKKVEEPEKNQQPALDADKADNLKPNAVVVEPPEVKKVDLPASSIQAQVGNELKVSSIDEKKPAEAKSSIAPDVKAIEKPHEQVAVEAIMKDEKERAEEEPKHADAAAEAKLLEKLAEHEQKQKKLLEEQQQIRKEMEEHKKDSADLVKPEPTKGAEQVKVQAINAVDSKAPVENAPKVELKGEEKRTADAIPVDSQQSAEDKHKIGQLVDGLQKLTNELKESIAEIKKQKDDVVQNKAKAKPLGALLQAKKLTPVVKGAENEVLKNRIKREAEAEMSAASNSVPAPSITGLKSDKTSPPVIKDDSTNSNHSSVELKLPQQLTVSEVKLDAAHNQINSDAISLFDVKPITRDLKTVEEELE